A section of the Mesobacillus jeotgali genome encodes:
- a CDS encoding DUF1292 domain-containing protein codes for MENDSIRDLVTVRDEHGNERQFQVEALFEMNGQSYAMLRDGEDTLVMKVEDKGGDQFLVGLENDTEKSHLLDAYQIAVEAAPAEE; via the coding sequence ATGGAAAACGATTCAATCAGGGATCTGGTAACGGTAAGGGACGAACATGGAAATGAAAGACAGTTCCAGGTGGAAGCGTTATTTGAAATGAATGGGCAATCTTATGCGATGTTGAGGGATGGAGAGGACACACTAGTAATGAAGGTGGAAGACAAGGGTGGAGATCAATTTTTAGTAGGGCTAGAAAATGATACAGAAAAGTCACATTTGCTCGATGCCTATCAAATCGCTGTCGAAGCAGCACCAGCAGAAGAGTGA
- a CDS encoding YitT family protein yields the protein MKAAGIIIGSIIVSFAFNLFLIPHGIMSSGISGLSIILSMITSINAGIYNFILNFPLLIIGYLKLGRKFIIYTILSVITISIALYFIPVFKLAADPILSSIFGGAIVGLGIGIIFRSSGSSGGFDIIGMLLARRKDFPMGTLLFAMNSIVILLSGFLFSWDAALNTLVSIFVLGKVIDKVHTHHVKLTLMIITRKGEEVKQHLLQNVYRGVTVIDSVGGYSNEKSNVIITVISRYELTEVKTLIEEIDPEAFVNITETLEVMGLFHRKQH from the coding sequence TTGAAGGCAGCAGGTATTATCATTGGATCAATTATCGTTTCGTTTGCATTCAATCTTTTCCTTATACCACATGGAATCATGAGCAGCGGAATCAGCGGACTATCAATCATTTTATCAATGATTACATCCATCAATGCGGGAATATACAATTTTATTCTGAATTTCCCCTTATTGATAATAGGTTATTTAAAATTAGGCAGAAAATTTATTATCTATACTATCCTTTCAGTCATTACCATCTCAATTGCACTTTATTTTATTCCGGTATTTAAGCTTGCAGCAGATCCTATTCTTTCATCCATCTTTGGCGGGGCTATTGTCGGACTGGGAATAGGGATTATCTTTCGTTCATCAGGATCATCTGGCGGCTTTGATATTATTGGCATGCTCCTTGCTAGAAGGAAGGATTTCCCTATGGGAACTCTCTTGTTTGCTATGAATTCTATCGTGATTTTGTTATCAGGCTTTTTGTTTAGCTGGGATGCCGCATTAAATACACTTGTTTCTATTTTCGTTCTGGGCAAGGTGATTGATAAAGTACATACACATCACGTAAAGCTTACTTTGATGATCATTACCAGGAAAGGAGAAGAAGTAAAGCAGCACTTGCTCCAAAATGTCTATCGGGGTGTAACGGTAATAGACTCTGTTGGGGGATACTCCAATGAAAAAAGCAATGTCATCATAACCGTTATATCCCGATATGAGCTCACAGAAGTTAAAACACTAATAGAAGAAATCGACCCTGAAGCCTTTGTGAATATAACCGAAACCCTTGAAGTCATGGGTCTTTTTCATCGGAAACAACATTAA
- a CDS encoding phosphatase PAP2 family protein, giving the protein MKNRKKELPYLLFLLVMPILGLIYKILNNNPREAVILSTDLDRLIPFLPIFIIPYIIWYAFIFGYLIYFWYKDVGIYLKTLSMIVVGELICFAIYFFFQTTVPRPELAGQGIFIDLVEMIYSHDQPYNAFPSIHVLTTFAIILGNIHIQNKHIIHRILVPVLGSLIIISTLFVKQHYILDMFASVFMISFIYGIVFEVLEFKLFKKSETVYLKD; this is encoded by the coding sequence ATGAAAAATAGAAAGAAGGAATTGCCCTACTTATTATTCTTACTGGTTATGCCGATATTAGGATTGATTTACAAGATTTTAAATAATAACCCCAGGGAAGCAGTTATCCTTTCAACTGATTTGGACAGACTAATACCCTTCCTCCCGATTTTTATCATCCCATATATTATCTGGTATGCTTTTATTTTCGGCTACCTAATTTATTTTTGGTATAAGGATGTCGGCATTTACTTAAAGACATTGTCAATGATTGTCGTAGGAGAATTAATTTGTTTCGCTATCTATTTCTTCTTCCAAACAACCGTGCCGAGACCAGAGCTTGCCGGACAGGGAATTTTCATTGACCTGGTTGAAATGATTTATAGTCATGATCAACCTTACAACGCTTTCCCAAGCATTCATGTTTTGACAACATTTGCAATCATCCTTGGCAATATCCATATTCAAAATAAGCACATCATCCACAGAATCCTGGTACCTGTACTGGGATCATTGATTATAATCTCGACATTGTTCGTAAAACAGCATTATATCCTTGATATGTTCGCCTCTGTCTTCATGATTTCATTTATATATGGGATTGTCTTTGAGGTATTGGAATTTAAGCTCTTTAAAAAGTCGGAAACTGTTTATCTGAAAGATTAA
- a CDS encoding YndM family protein, translating into MKHLRAIAIKFIASLAVLYIILGGMYDMSFTNVFLISLVLGIASYVIGDLFLLPKTNNTIATLADFGLAFMIIWIVGESLTYGESLLLPSLISAAGIAVFEYFFHKYVSSNVMEEGGEQYQKANYRYQTEASEELYPVKPDVRSDENTEK; encoded by the coding sequence ATGAAACATCTTAGAGCAATTGCAATTAAATTCATCGCCAGCCTGGCAGTTTTGTATATCATCCTTGGTGGGATGTATGACATGTCATTTACTAACGTTTTTCTCATTTCCCTGGTTCTTGGTATCGCTTCTTACGTAATAGGTGACTTATTTCTTCTGCCAAAAACAAATAATACAATTGCAACTCTTGCAGATTTTGGACTTGCATTCATGATCATTTGGATTGTGGGTGAAAGCTTGACCTACGGAGAGAGCTTATTGCTGCCATCTCTTATCTCAGCAGCTGGAATTGCTGTATTTGAATACTTCTTCCATAAATATGTATCAAGCAATGTAATGGAAGAAGGTGGAGAACAGTACCAAAAGGCAAATTATCGATACCAAACTGAAGCTTCTGAAGAATTATATCCAGTCAAACCAGATGTAAGAAGTGATGAAAATACGGAAAAATAA